The window TCCCATTACTGTAATACTATTCCAAATCATTTGCCCCAGTTTGGCGACATAATTAATCCGCTATTCCGATGATTTTGTTACATTTCTATGTAAAACTTGATTTTATTATAATCTTGTGTACAAATTCAATCTATCTCTTTACATCACATGGTAACACGATCAAggagacaaaaaaattaaacccgCTTCATAATATATGTGAATTGGCCTAAATCGCCTTCGGGGAGATaacatttaatattttgtacaaTTAtcgagaaaattttttttaacacatcGAATGATTTTGAACATTCATAATACAATGGTACAGGATGAAAACGATTCACATTTGCATATATCTTAAATGGACAACCTAACAGCATATGCAACAATGCTTGCCGCAGCAACAATTTTTTATACTGCCTACACACCCTAAACAGTTATTGCATACATCTGAACAACTCGGGACTTTCGGACAACACTTGCAGTTGCATAAATCCGAACACGTATGACATTTGCAATTACAATTGCATAAATCTGAACACGATGGGCATTTCGGACAAGAGCAGTTGCAATTGCAATCGCAAATGCACAATTCCGAACATGTAGGGCACTTCGGACACAAGCAATTACATTTACAGCTACAACAGTCGAAGCAACGAAGAAACTTGAAACTGCAACAACTTCCACAGTTTCCACAACTTCCACATGTTTTGCAGCTTCCACTACATGGGTTTTCGGGCCAGATGCAGGAGCAAGGATTACTACAACAGCTGCACTTTGGTAACGAACATCGGATACATGAGCAGCAATCATTTAAAGTACAGGATTCACATGAACAGCATTGGGGTGGCTTGAGATTTAGAGTGCAGTCTGAGCACCCTGTACAACAGCAAATCCATGATAGGCTGAAGCATGACAATCCACTGTTTATCGATGATACTGTAGTTAGTTCAAAATAATATAGAAGCCAGACTAAGATTATACCAGATTAAACTTGGTAACAACGGGGAATATAGGCTCACGCCTGCTCAGGCCATGATCCGATGACCCGAGTTATATAACATACATACAAGCAAGTGTTCAGCCCAAGTGTAGTATCCTGGATTCGCCCCTACTCGGTAATACTATTTAGTATTCACACGGTGCACTCGTGTGAGTATTCTTTATGATCCATAAAACAAGACAGAAGATGTTAATCAGGAATATGTGTgatcttttcctttttcttttgattGGGAAAAGGTAGAAAAATATACATATTTGATAGAATTAAAAACTTTAACTTGGTTCAACAAGAAAAAGAGCATAATGGTCAAAAGTATGCCGCATAGAAATATAAGTCATTCTTCTAACCCCTCCCTTTTCCtttcagcaagtcttgtataagATTGTTTTACTGTGAGATAGGTCCATACAAGCTGtccaaattatttatattaaatttctttttttaaactATCTCTAAACTAtttcttttaataaattaaaattgagtcAGCTTCTATTAAgccatctcacggtgagacagtCTCTATAAAGAATTTATCTTCTCTTTTACAATCTATTTAGGTAATGAGAAGATTTTACTACGTGGCATGAAAAATATACTCCATTTGATTATCTTTCCGATTGCAATTAGTCTCGAATGTCCAACGAATCCTGatctataataattttaactacAAAGCGATGTACTATAACTATCATGTAAGATTCAGTGTGATGCACAATGCATCGAGTTCAAATGAACTGAAAAACATACCAGAGCCACTTCCAAAAACGGCAGGGCTTGCTAGATTTCCGATTTCTGCATAAAGATTGGAGATAAGATTTAGTATGAAAGACGATGtacattatgaaattataatcGAAAATGACTTACGTTGGAAGCAATGGATCTGCATTTGCTGCAACAAAATCAACAATTCTGCAGAAATAATCAATTTCAGGTAAGCACAAAATGGATTATTTGTAATATTGTTATGTTATGCTTAaagtaaaaacataaaaaagatGCTATACAAGTCTATTGCAAAACCAAGCATACTCTTTGCAGCATCTTGATGCAGGCTGAAGACGGTGTGCAAGTTTCAATTCCTCCTGTTTATGATGAAGTTAATGGTTAGAAAAGAAATCTATGTAGAGGACCATTGGCACTCATATATTGGTTAATGTCAGAGTCTTAAtctcaatcttttgggattacgactctgacattgttgttgttgaagGGAAAAATCGGTATAATTAACCCAAAATGATTTTGTAACATTAAGGGAGATTTAGGCACATCAAAGGGAGGAACTCTTGGTTGACAACAATTATTAATTTGCgaacaaaaaactttttatgaACAATGTTTCAGAGTGGCGTggtaaatttcattaaaaatttaCAGAACAAAATCATTGTCACTTTTTAGTATCAATAAGCAAACAGGCTGCAAGAGGTGTTTGGTTTGGCGGAAAACTATTTTTCAAGGGGGAAcgcaaataaaatttaatttttctttgtttaaatGGCGTTGGAGCTAGATGAAAGGATGGAGGAAAATCAATTTAGTTTAATTTCTGAAGGGAACATTAAACAGATTATAGTGATGAAAACTCTTCTCCCCccgaattttttttattaattttaatcttcaagCAAACAAAAGAACGGAAAATGAGGAAAAtcaagttttttacaagttagGTTTTGCCTTGCATGAATTTATATCGTAAACATACTCTCTCCGTTTCACTGATTTTACTAATATCTCTTTAAAGGTCTCATGACACAACAAAAAGAATGAAATGGAGTATAAAACggaaacctatacaatgaaGAACACATATTATGTTTTGAAAAGCACATAAAAGTAAGCAAAAACATGTTATGTGGTTAGATTTCTATTACAATAAGCTAAGGTACCTTAAAAAATGTGCATGTAATGTTTGTCGGAAGCATGTGAAAATGGAGATGGAGCACCTTAAGACTCCATAATTACTCATCTCTAAATCCTAAAAGGTTATACCACTAATTATCTTCAATAATACATgattttataagaaaataagttttcttttataaaaatgtTTCTACCACTTTGATAATTTCATCAGATTCTAATTTATACATTCTTCACTTTGTTTTAATACcattcataaaatttaatatttttagttttattttctcAAGCCACCCAAccaaatttaatatttgtacGCCTACAATTCtactacattaaaaaaaatactcctatCCCAAGAGAGTTGCTacattttttattcaaatttggTTCATATCCATtgctaaaattttgtttttgactATAATCGTCTTTTTTCTAGTtcactaaaatattaaatttattttttacctcatccatatatttatttttccatGCAGCACACTTTGTACCTTTCATTGAGAAACACTAATTGCACATGTACTTTATTTATAACTAATCTTATAGGACATAGGGAGTAGCAATCTGAGTGGGACCGAAGAATATAAAATTTAGATGTGTTCAACAGCCCGAGTCGGGACAAAAATTTAAATGCACTAGGTCGAGGTGGGTTATGTCAAATTTAAATTGGACGAGATGGGTCAAAGCCCATTTAAACCGCATCTACTTTGACccgttttttaaaagttcatataacagtttttttattctactttatgGCCCGATGGATCGACCcacctatatatataataatatcataaaaaaaaagcGGTAACATTTATTTTGCAACCAATTCCTATAATTATCCGACCCTGGCCCGACTCTTTACACCAAGGCTTGGTAATGGCCCGACCGGATAATGACCTACTAAGATGTGACCCAACCCATGACCCATTGAGTTGTCCAGGGCTGGCCCTAGATTTTTAAGGCTCAGGGCGAAAGATTATTTGTGGGCTCCTAAACTATTGTATATATAGAAATGTTCAAACCTTAGCACCAattgaaaaactaaaatttttggaCACTGGGCGTAAACACGCCTTACCCTTGCTTAGGGCCGGCCCTGTTGACCCGCCCCGTTAAACACCTCTTTCTTTCTCATGTGCACCCCATTTAGTATTTGGCACTCCTATTTACTAAgcttaattaattgattaatcaTTGAAGAAACATAACCCAATTTttggtaaaatattttcataactTGTCTCCAATAAAACAGGTCCGAAAGTAGATTGCCAAGTGCCAACATTTATAGTATGCCCTTATAAAAGGGTTATTTTGGGTGTTTGGTTAAAAAAAACTGAGTACCTGCATGACCTTAAGGCCAGCCCCCAAGAATTCTGAAATTCTGGGTtccaaaaattgacaaaaaaaacaGTAAATTAAACAGAAAAATGGATGCATTCATAGAATGCAACAAGCTTTAATAACACTGACAATTAGAAAAgctataaaaagaaagaaattagtTTCagtgttttcttttcttttgtccagAAAAGAAAAGCTTCCATAAGAGAAATACTGTTACTTTATGTCCAGAGAATTATCAGATTACTATTCTAGAACAGTCAACAGAGTCACACAATTACTCCTACTTCAAtccttaaaaaaccttaattttcctttaaatttaattatattataaatatataaaaccaaTTTCTTACAacaattaaaagtttttttttcacttattctaattatagtttttataaACGACATATAATGGATATGATGATCATGTATTGGGATGGGATACAttatattcttaaattataattgttcagaatttttaaaaaataatttgcaaattaagcCTTAAAGATTATGACTTTTGAAAATTACATCCTCAAAGTTTATATTTTGAGGATTATAGCCATTATAGTATCAAAGTCTATGTTCAAACCAAATCACATCCGAGCATTTTAGTAGTCGtaattttaggttaagtggtcgAAATTTAATAATTTGGCCCGATCACCGTAAATTAtgatactttggtggctgtaattAATTCGAAAAAAAAACAGCAATTCGCAAAAATACTAAACTTTAAAGccgtaatttataaattatttttaaaaaaattaaaacagcaGCCATATCAAAGAGAAAACTAAAACCAAAATAATGTCAACAATTTGAGTATCCGTTTCAAAAGATTTTGATAAAATCCAGGTGCTATCAAGGGTAGGGGGTAAAGTAGGCCCAGAAAAGCCAAGGCATAGTTGTCTTTTGAGTCTAGACAAGTTGGGACACCCAAATctctataatatttaattaaaggtTATCAATTTAATCAtcccaaaataaaacaaaacatgtagTTTGATTAAAAGAGAGAAGCTAAGCTTAAGGCTACTACCTTTTTCCAATTAAATTACAAATGACATTATTGTTTAGAAATCATTGATATAAGTACCAAATGTGTGTACTTACctaagttaaaaataaaaaaataaaataaaataaaaactctttaaaattaatattttaaactttaaataaacattaaaaataaaattattaaaataaattatagagAAAATAATATGCCTAAAATTTTATAGCAAAATTTTCCATTCTTAACCTTTTATATATGACGAAGGACTTACTTTGTTACGCTATGAGTAAGTTAGAGAATtactacataaaaaaaaataaaaaaaaaagtgcaaaaaattaatatatctcTTATGCTCACCCATGATTAGACGcttaaaaaatgatgaaaaatattaattagcTAATGCTTAATTGAATATTAATGGAACAACAAATTCTAAAATTGGGGATACAACAAGTTTAGATTAGATAAAATTTACCAAAAATGGAATTATTAAGATAATCATCCTTTATTTGATGAAAAATTTTACATTGTCCTtcccaaaatatattaaaatctaaTACCAATttcaaaatgacaaaaaaagtaattgaaccaattcaacctaattaattaattttatcaagCTAAGAAAGATAACTTCACCAactattcaaataatattacataaatataatatatgttaGATTTGATATATGATGAGTGTACATTAAGTAAGCTAAAGACATGCTTATGGAGATAAGCAACACACAAACTTTTTTTACTTCCTTCTGTTACTTTTTTTATCACAATTTTCTAGATGGTTAAATAAAGACTCAGaggttaaattgaaaaaattaacataactAAATATTTAGAAATTTAGATAATTAACTcgataagaaaataaaacactTATTTATTAAGgctaaaattatttttggtgaAAGAGATAATAAACCTTAtcgttcaaataaaaagaaaaatcttcGCTCAGAAACTTAAGCATCTTAattaacgcttaaaaacatgaataaattaaaataaattaatttaaaaaaccaACCTCAAGAAAGCTCTTTTCTCTTTCGATGACTTGAAGTCTAACCATTTCTCTTCTTCTCCCATACAAATCCGGAGGAGATTTGGGTCTAGGAGGAGGTAGCGACTGAACCCTGAAACCCGGGCCCGAGAGCGAGCCCGGACCATCGGTAGCCattagaaaatacaaaaaataaaaagcgaAATGGGCAATTCGGGCAGTGGGGGAGTAAGTAAAGAGTAGGTAGAAGAAATAAGAGGAATTGTGTGAAAGGAGTGTGGTGTAGTTTTCTGACAAAACAATTAAGTGACTGAGTGACTGAACATTGAGCAGAGAAAGAAAACAGGCAATGAAATGTTGAGACATGACATTTAAGGCGTAGCCTGTCCATTTACAAGTGTTTCTTTTTATAACTATCGTTTGGCTACATCTACCTATCTCATTATTAATAcataatttttcattcttaaattactt of the Amaranthus tricolor cultivar Red isolate AtriRed21 chromosome 6, ASM2621246v1, whole genome shotgun sequence genome contains:
- the LOC130815391 gene encoding guanine nucleotide-binding protein subunit gamma 3-like — protein: MSQHFIACFLSLLNVQSLSHLIVLSENYTTLLSHNSSYFFYLLFTYSPTARIAHFAFYFLYFLMATDGPGSLSGPGFRVQSLPPPRPKSPPDLYGRRREMVRLQVIEREKSFLEEELKLAHRLQPASRCCKEIVDFVAANADPLLPTNRKSSKPCRFWKWLCGLSCFSLSWICCCTGCSDCTLNLKPPQCCSCESCTLNDCCSCIRCSLPKCSCCSNPCSCIWPENPCSGSCKTCGSCGNCGSCCSFKFLRCFDCCSCKCNCLCPKCPTCSELCICDCNCNCSCPKCPSCSDLCNCNCKCHTCSDLCNCKCCPKVPSCSDVCNNCLGCVGSIKNCCCGKHCCICC